The Aedes albopictus strain Foshan chromosome 1, AalbF5, whole genome shotgun sequence genomic interval AATTTCCAGGTTGTTGGCTttgaattttcccagaatccaaATTTTTCTTGCAACGCGTAATAAAAGAGGCAGCAACACCACAGTCGTAAATCTTCACACAGTAGAGGCCTCCAGCGAAGAACATCGGTTAAGCTTGCAATTACGGGCTTTATTCACCATGGAGAATCACGGAATCTCAAGTAACAAGAAAACAAAGAAATACGGGCGAAAACAATACTCAAGAAGGCAACGTGACGGGTTGGAGACAGATTCGAGACAGGGCTTCTGTGGCGAATGAACAATCTAAACTTTCCTGACAGATGGCGTTGTGGCATGTTATAAGTAAGGAACGGATGCTTACGAAGGGGTAATCGTTGCTAGCTAAACGCATCCGTGAGCAGATCTACGACTATGCACGAAAAGGCTACACGCATAAGGTTACGCAAACCGAACTCAAATATGCAGATCAAAATCGAATGTGGCTTCTCTCCCTAGGAGAGGTTCAACCTCTAAGAAAGCAAAAGGTTCAACTCATCTGGAATGCCTAGGCTAAGGTGCAAACGGGTTTCTCTCAACTCATGGCTGCTGAATGGTCCTGACTTACTGACACTCTGTTAGCTCTGCTGAGTTCGTTACACCAATTTCCTGCAACTGTAACTGAGGAGATCAGAGATCAGGGAGCTAGGTCGGCTGTCTCAATGCTTCCTGTGGCGAAACCACCCTTCCAAGGAGACACAAATCTTTGCTGTGGATTTTGAAACGTTTGACTCCACCTGTTTGCCCAGATATGAGCTGCGATCGCTATTACCAAGTATTATAATGTGTACGACTAGCTGGACAGCTTTCAGATGGTTCAGGTAGCGGTAGAAGTCCTCCACTTAAGAGGAAACTTCGAGCTTCGCAACTACCTATCAAACTCCGAAGAAGTACCGACGGCTATCGGCGCAGAATCAGGGGATAAAATGGATGAATTGGCTTTGAAGAATGGAGTGAATTTGGAATCGGTGTTGGAGATGAAATGGATGCCCAATAAGGATTGTTTACGTACACGGTGAATCATAGAGAAGATCTGCGCTTCGTTCTGAACAATGAACAATAGAAGGTCAAAATCAAAGGAATGTGGGTTTCCAGTTTAGGGATGGGATGATCCAATCAGTTCAATAAATTGTAACGTTGTAAATATCAGTGAAcaacatggtggctccagagaggatacaGGACTTCATCCAGGTTCACGAGTGAAGGGATGTTAGGATGAGAAACCCCGCCACAGCTTCATTGCTCCCGATGAGGCAATAACATATGGTCCATCAAAGAACAATACTGCAAACTATCACGCGGGAGATCAATGAATGACCAACGGatgaccagaaaaaaaaaaacaaaataccgtGACCATTATATAAGAAATCGAAAGTGAAAATCATCCTACAAGGGAAATACACATGTGCTTTGTAATTAGTCAAACAACCCTAGGAAAGATACTATTCTACCTAATTTGCATTGAAACATGGGCTAAAATTGCGCTATTCTCATAACATCGTCCCCTTAGTGCTAGAACTAGTTAACTGGTTTGGCGAAATCTCGTCAactttgtttatatctgaacttACACAATGTGTCTGGACAACATTCGCTGTATCTCAAACAGAGAGATACCCTTGGTTTCTGGTACGACGACGAACACAAAAGCAGTTCCAACCAGGGATATTCCAGAGAACAGCCAAAAAGCCCCGGAGATGCCCAGCGCGTCTCGGAGATTGGTGAAGACCTTCGTTACGAGGAAAGCAAGCAGCCAATTGAACACTCCGGCCAGCGGGCTGACGTAGGCCTTGACGTTGTTCGAAAACAGCTCCCCTACCATCAGCCATGGAATCGGGCCGTAACGGATGGAGAACATGGCGATAAACAGACACAGTGCCAGAACTGGAAGCCATCCCAGGTTCTCCACCTGAGTTTCGTTGCATTCCTTGAGCTGAAAGTACCCCGCAAGAGCGATGGTGGAAAGGGCCATGAAGAAGTCGGACGCTAAGAGTAAGATTTGACGTCCGACCCGGTCAACGATTAACGTTGCCAACAGGGTGGCCACCATCTGGATGATTCCAATGATGATCGTCGCAGTTGACGCTTCCAATCCAGTGTTGGCATCGTCGAAAATTGTTGTTGCGTAGAAGATGACGGCGTTGATTCCGGACAGTTGCTGGAAGAACATCAATCCCAGAGAGATTATCAGCGCTTTGATGGTGGCTCGCTGTTGGAGACATTGGAGGATGGTTATCTTGTCACTTCGCGATTTAGCTTCTTCTGCTTTCAGTTCTTCAATCTCTTCAATCTCATTATAGAGGTGGCCACGCAACCATTTGAGTGATCTGGCAGCATCAGTTTCACGGTCCTTTTCGATCTGAGAAAAAAACCTTGCGATAGAAATTTTGATTTCCTGGGAACTCATTTACCCGACACTTACGAAGTAATAAGGACTCTCGGGCATGAAGAAGAAGATCGCCCCAAACACAATCGGGATCGCACCGCAAATGGCACTCAGCATCCGAACACTTCCAACCGCTTCCACAGCATACACAAACAGGATACCAACCGTAATCATCAGCTCACAAAACGTACCCAGCGTGCCCCGAATCGACGGCTCGGCGATCTCAGCCGTATAAGTCGGCGCAGCGATACAGAACGCACCACCTCCAGCTCCCAGCAAGAACCGCCCTGCCATCAGCATCGTCACATTATTCGCAAACACGATCAGCATCCACCCAATCAGTAACGGCAGAACCATCGACAGCATGGCCCACTTCCTCCCAACCGACTTCATCAGTATTCCGATGGGAAAGCACACCACCGCTGCACCCACGTTGGATATCGACCCGATCCAGGAAAAGTCCTCCGCACTGatggggaatccgtattcgtgcttcTGTACCAGTGGAATCTCCGCCGGAGCTGTCCACCCGAGGAAGGTACCGGCCGCCAGGGCACCGCCGGACGCAGCCAACCCAGCGATGACCTGCGGAAACTTTCTGCCACTCTCCTTCATCTGTGAGATTCTGAACAAGAGTGCGGTCTTGATTAGAGTTGGTGCCTTCATAGTGGGTCAACGATGATAAGATAAAACGGATCACAATTCAACGTAGAATAAATCAGATTGTTCAAGTGAGAGTGATGAATTGATAATGTCAGACTCATCTTAGCTACTGCTGAATTGcgagagtacaacttgcagactcaccttCTGTTTGTTGATTAACTCATTGAAGGCGGCATTCGATTCAATGAATAGAAACTGGCTATGGCAGAGAATAATAGAACACGGTGCTGTAGCTTCAATTATACTGCGTATTTTGCGGTGTATTTGATCACTCGATCAACGAACCGAACCCtcttagggtctgtccataatcTACGTAGATTCTGAGGAGGGATCAATACTCAAGGAACGGTTTTTCAAAACACACGTGCAGAAGAGCGTCGAACGCTTTTGAAAGGTCAAAGAGCTGCAGCCCCGGTCCAACTTCTCGCTCGAGAACAAGCAATGTGAAGAGTTGTTTTTGTGGTAGTAGAGTAACGCGGAAAGGTGATTTCattttattttcttcttttttatggctcgacgtccccactgggacttggcctgactcacttcaacttagtgttccttgagcatttccacagatcacccgaccatcaaacataaaaccaaatcgacctcattctaatcgacggtaaagtcttctcagatataaccaatgtGCGCACATATCGTAGTGCGAAtaaagattcggatcactacttagtagctgtatgcatgagctcaaaactttcgacggtgattaccacgcgtcgaagtcgaacgccgcggctatACATCGagtagctgcgtaacgtagaagtggcccaagactacgcgcagcagttagcagtggccctaccaacgaaaAAGCAGCTtcgcacttgaagatggctgaaggGACATCCGATTCGTTGTAGGtactacctcggctacagcactagacttcgcgactccgaatcacagaaacgactggtacgacggcgaatgtgaacagttgaaaaacgagaagaatgcagcatgggcgagaatgctgcaacaccgtacgagagcgaacgaggcacgttacagacaggcgcggaacaggcagaactcagtcttccggatgaagaagcgccagcaggaagaacgagatcgcgaagcgatggaagagctgtaccgcgctaaggacacacgagagTTCTTGAACCGCTcgagcagaggctttgtgccacaagccgacatgtgccgagataatcacgggaatattctcacgagcgtgaggtggtcgagaggtggcgacagcattacgatgggcacctcaatggcgacgttgcaagcaccgaaggtggcgtaggagtacgtgcacaggacaAAAGATTTCcaacccctaacctccaagagattgaggaggaggttggagaacaacaaagccgctggagcagatcaactaccaagcgagcttctaaaatacggtggagaaacactggtgagagcactacactgggtcattacaaagatttgggaggagaaagtagtaccggaggaatggatggaagatatcgtgtatcccatctacaaaaagggcgacaacttGGATTGCAGGAACTATCGCGCGGTCACACTacagagcgctgcctacaaggtactctctcaaattttatgccgccgactagcaccgcttgcaagagagttcgtggggcaatatcaggctggatttatgggtgaacgcgctacaacggaccagatgttcgccatccgccaggtgttgcagaaatgccgtgaatacaacgtgcccacacatcacttgttcatcgatatcaaatcagcgtatgatacagtCGATCgataacagctatggcagattatgcacgaatacggattcccacgcggttgatcaaggcgacgatggatcgagtgatgtgcgtagttcgagtatcagggacactctcgagtccctttgaatctcgcagaggggtacggcaaggtgatggtctttcgtgcttgtttttcaacattgcgttagaaagtgtaataaggagagcggggattaacacgagtggggcgatttcacgaaatccgttcagctgcgagggtttcgctgatggtattgatattatagctcgtaaatttgagacaatggcggaaacgtacatctgactaaagagtgaagccaggcgaatcggattagccattgatgtgtcgaaaacaaagtacatgatggcgaagggctccagggaggaatcacagcacccgccaccccgaatttatatcgtcggtgatgaaatcgaggcggttgaagaattcgtatacttgggctcaatggtgaccgccgacaacgacaccagcagagaaattcagaggagcattgtggcaggaaatcgtgcttacttttgactccgcagagctctaccatcgaataaagttcgccgaaaCACGaacttaactatctacaaaacgctgattagaccggtagtcctctatgggcacgaaacatgaaccctacgtgcagaggatcaacgcgcccttggagttttcgaacgaaaggtgttgcgtaccatctacggcggagtgcagatggaagtcgggacttggagaaggtgaatgaaccacgagctgcatcacctgctgagagaaccaaccatcgcccataccgcgaaaatcgggaggctacggtgggtgggtcacgccatcaggatgtcggatagcaacccgactaaaatggttctcgcgagtcatccgaccggtgcggtacaagaagacgtggagcgcagcgagctaggtggatcgactaagtggaggacgatctgcggaccctacgcagagtgcggaactggcgacaaacagtcatggaccgagtggaatggaggcggctactatgtatagcctgatcggtaagtaaggtaagtatgaatcgatgttgaagcctcaCGAAATCTACCGAATCGATTTCTTTACATTCGatatttctttcgattcaaacatattaaatttcttgtttttttttcagaatgattcggaatggattccgaacatttttttgaaaatccctcTCACGGTTCTAGACGAATGtttcttaataatgtggaagtcTTAGGGACCCTCTCAGTGTTATGGGGCAATCTCtggggattctaatgggatgtctttcaatactgcaggagaatttctctcaggattctaagagaattttttatttttttatctgtattaacgagatttttagccctaggctagttcatctcgggacccacgtttttacttcccttccgaaggaaaaactcccaTTTggagagtttgtcgggagtgggattcgatcccagggcctcggcgtgatagtcaagtgttctaaccatcacaccaggtccgctccactctaagagaatccctctcaggattctggaagaatccgtcagCGAGTTTTGggaatatccgtctaagcattctgggagaatctcgaggaaaaacttctctcgggattctgagggaatccatcacaggattctcgggaatccctcagaagacatggaagaattgctctaaagattctgagagaatccactgGAATCCAAACTGGATCTGGAGTtatctctcccagaattctgaggaaatctttaatataattcagggagaattcctgttggaaaagTGTTTCTCTCTTTTCAGGGAAAAGGTCTCttaggatgctggtgtgataatttccagcattttggagaaatctctcacagaatttttgaaaaatcctcagAATTATGAAAGAGtcgcttgaaaaaaaatccggatgattttttctcaacagtattatatgggaattcCTATCAGAAATCTAGAGAATCTCTGGATTCTCTACCAGGgctccctaccaagggtgaaatccttttcaggatttcaagaaatttctggatgatctgggctgattcctcttaggattctggaagaccctcacttatgatcccactcagaattccgaggaaatctttctcagcattctcaggaactcttctcagattttttaagattcatactcagcattctcagaattgtggtgaaattcctctcagaattctaagGGAATATTTcttgggattctggggaaattccacACAGGATCACtataatccttctcaggattctgcgtaagatccttttaagattttgGGGGAATTTAACTAAGTATTCTGTGGCTACTCTCCTCCAGATTCTCTGATAATTTGGCTTTCTGTGGTTATCCAGGTtaggattctagggaaatttctctaaagattctgggGAACTTGTCTTATGATTCTGTAGAAACCCTTGGGATTCtgaggctatatttttcaagattctatggcactttctttcagaattgttAATTATTGacgaatctctcacgagattctggacagaattctcttgaaaaatttggatttcgaagaatcccttctcagcattctacgaggatcccagtagaattctgtttacTGTGTTCTGGAatagttgctcccagaaatctctttcagcattcctggagaatccctcttagtaatcagggaaatccATGACAAGATTATCGGAAAATTCTCGTGAGAGTCTGTTGTAATAGTttgaagtatt includes:
- the LOC109402659 gene encoding facilitated trehalose transporter Tret1-like, with product MKAPTLIKTALLFRISQMKESGRKFPQVIAGLAASGGALAAGTFLGWTAPAEIPLVQKHEYGFPISAEDFSWIGSISNVGAAVVCFPIGILMKSVGRKWAMLSMVLPLLIGWMLIVFANNVTMLMAGRFLLGAGGGAFCIAAPTYTAEIAEPSIRGTLGTFCELMITVGILFVYAVEAVGSVRMLSAICGAIPIVFGAIFFFMPESPYYFIEKDRETDAARSLKWLRGHLYNEIEEIEELKAEEAKSRSDKITILQCLQQRATIKALIISLGLMFFQQLSGINAVIFYATTIFDDANTGLEASTATIIIGIIQMVATLLATLIVDRVGRQILLLASDFFMALSTIALAGYFQLKECNETQVENLGWLPVLALCLFIAMFSIRYGPIPWLMVGELFSNNVKAYVSPLAGVFNWLLAFLVTKVFTNLRDALGISGAFWLFSGISLVGTAFVFVVVPETKGISLFEIQRMLSRHIV